The following coding sequences are from one Nitrobacter sp. NHB1 window:
- a CDS encoding type II toxin-antitoxin system VapC family toxin: MLDTNIVSDLIRNPAGRVAGHLASVGDNGLAVSIITAAELRFGAAKSRSAKLLSRVEAALLALAVLPFDVPADAEYAGIRAELEAAGQTIGPNDLLIAAHAYSLGTIMVTANVGEFSRIRGLKVENWLE; this comes from the coding sequence ATGCTGGACACGAACATCGTTTCAGACTTGATCCGAAATCCCGCCGGGAGAGTCGCCGGGCATCTCGCGTCGGTCGGTGATAATGGATTGGCTGTCAGCATTATTACTGCGGCCGAACTACGGTTCGGAGCTGCGAAGAGCCGATCCGCCAAACTGTTGTCTCGAGTTGAGGCAGCATTGCTAGCGCTTGCCGTCCTTCCATTTGATGTACCGGCGGACGCAGAATACGCCGGCATCCGAGCCGAACTTGAGGCGGCTGGCCAAACGATAGGCCCAAACGACCTTCTCATTGCCGCGCACGCTTACAGCCTTGGGACGATCATGGTCACCGCGAATGTCGGCGAATTCAGCCGCATCCGCGGGTTGAAGGTAGAAAATTGGTTGGAGTAG
- a CDS encoding DUF883 family protein gives MSSTDGEDVMENLTDKATYERLEKDLSAVKNDIAALAEQVSDALNALTGTAKKQTRRGYKQARANVDSVLSDVSERGNAAIDAAQNAVSSIEDTLEEAIQQRPLATVGLAIGLGFLIGVTWRR, from the coding sequence ATGTCGAGCACCGATGGCGAGGATGTGATGGAGAACTTGACGGATAAAGCGACCTACGAGCGCCTCGAAAAGGATTTATCAGCCGTGAAAAACGATATTGCCGCACTGGCCGAGCAGGTCTCCGACGCGCTCAATGCGTTGACCGGCACCGCCAAAAAGCAGACTCGCCGCGGCTACAAGCAGGCCAGGGCCAACGTGGACTCCGTCCTCTCCGATGTGTCGGAGCGCGGCAACGCGGCCATCGACGCGGCGCAAAACGCCGTATCCTCGATCGAGGACACGCTCGAGGAGGCGATCCAGCAACGGCCCCTCGCCACAGTCGGACTTGCGATCGGACTGGGATTTTTGATCGGCGTGACCTGGCGCCGGTGA
- a CDS encoding transposase: protein MAPVVKAIQAMRGVAFINAVTLVAEIGDFTRFANPRQLSDE, encoded by the coding sequence ATGGCACCGGTGGTGAAAGCGATCCAAGCAATGCGCGGCGTCGCCTTTATCAACGCCGTGACGCTCGTCGCGGAAATTGGAGACTTCACCCGCTTTGCCAACCCCCGTCAGCTCTCTGACGAATAA
- a CDS encoding helix-turn-helix transcriptional regulator: MSDHFRHTVRFIEAVEQTRSAAEVEDCLLSIAASFGLTSLFGGIVPTRAVPLAEMRSRIMFQRLPRGWLDRYEGNGYVFRDPIIQRLSYERTPFTWHEGYERCPQRDDVRLVQGEASEFGLRDGYVVPISTMEGDVAALSFGGPGKLPHSADLSVLNFAATYVVGRHLHHIATWRRRVGDTLTPREWDCLLWAGEGKTDWEISVILGISRSTVTKHITAARAKLGAVNKAHAIATAIRVKLIL; encoded by the coding sequence AGATCTGCCGCGGAGGTTGAAGATTGCCTGTTAAGCATCGCGGCGTCGTTCGGCTTGACAAGCCTCTTCGGTGGGATCGTGCCGACCCGTGCGGTGCCATTGGCTGAAATGCGTTCACGGATCATGTTCCAACGTCTTCCCAGGGGATGGTTGGATCGCTACGAAGGTAATGGATATGTATTTCGCGATCCGATCATCCAGCGGCTTTCTTATGAACGGACGCCGTTCACATGGCACGAGGGCTATGAGCGCTGCCCTCAGCGTGACGATGTCAGGTTAGTACAAGGCGAAGCGTCAGAATTCGGGCTTCGCGACGGCTATGTCGTACCCATTTCCACAATGGAGGGCGACGTCGCAGCGTTGTCTTTCGGGGGACCGGGGAAACTGCCTCATTCCGCTGATCTGTCAGTACTGAACTTCGCTGCCACCTATGTCGTAGGACGACATCTCCACCACATCGCGACCTGGCGCCGCCGCGTCGGTGACACTCTGACCCCGCGCGAATGGGATTGCTTACTTTGGGCGGGCGAGGGAAAGACGGATTGGGAGATTTCGGTAATTCTTGGAATCTCACGATCTACCGTGACCAAGCACATCACGGCGGCCCGCGCAAAGCTTGGTGCGGTAAACAAGGCTCATGCCATCGCCACAGCAATTCGGGTAAAGCTCATTCTCTGA
- a CDS encoding ISNCY family transposase has protein sequence MTVITMSRTEIDRMDVLQDLAAGRIKVAAAATLMGLGRRQIYRLAKSYKRHGAEALVSRRRGRPSNRSYPADLRDTAIGIIRERYNDFGPTLASEKLAELHGICLARETVRQWMIAADLWKDRRARLKPVHQPRYRRDCVGELIQIDGSEHWWFEGRGPKCTLLVYIDDATSRLMHLQFVQSESTFDYFAATRTYLERYGKPVAFYSDKHGVFRVNKKDAVGGDGMTQFGRALHAMNIDIICANSSQAKGRVERANGTLQDRLVKEMRLCGIDTIEAGNAFLPAFMEAYNTRFAKAPFNAQNVHRTLAEHDDLDDAFAWKEERTVSMNLTLQYDQVLFMLDPTPITRPLARKRVTVVDYPDGRLAIRHNGIDLPYRTFDKRPQVNQAAIVENKRLGPILAYIAEQQKQLDMSRSAKAPRRRGQKNHIFKVG, from the coding sequence ATGACGGTGATTACGATGAGCCGGACGGAGATCGACCGGATGGACGTCTTGCAGGATTTAGCGGCGGGTCGGATCAAGGTTGCTGCGGCGGCGACGTTGATGGGTTTGGGCCGGCGTCAGATCTATCGGTTGGCCAAGTCGTACAAGCGGCATGGGGCTGAGGCCCTGGTTTCACGGCGGCGTGGCCGTCCGAGCAACCGCTCCTATCCCGCGGATTTGCGTGATACGGCGATTGGAATCATCCGGGAGCGTTACAACGATTTCGGACCGACGCTGGCCTCTGAGAAGCTTGCGGAGCTTCATGGCATCTGCCTGGCGCGCGAGACGGTGCGGCAATGGATGATCGCGGCGGATCTTTGGAAGGATCGCCGGGCACGATTGAAGCCAGTGCATCAGCCGCGGTACCGGCGCGACTGCGTTGGCGAGCTGATTCAGATCGACGGGTCGGAGCACTGGTGGTTCGAGGGCCGTGGCCCCAAATGTACCCTGCTCGTCTACATTGACGATGCCACCAGCCGACTGATGCATCTGCAGTTCGTCCAGAGCGAGAGCACGTTCGATTATTTTGCAGCGACGCGCACTTATCTGGAACGCTATGGCAAGCCGGTCGCGTTCTACTCGGATAAGCATGGGGTGTTCCGGGTCAACAAGAAGGACGCGGTGGGCGGTGATGGCATGACCCAGTTCGGCCGTGCCTTGCACGCCATGAACATCGATATCATCTGCGCCAACTCCTCACAGGCCAAGGGGCGGGTCGAACGGGCCAATGGCACGCTGCAGGACCGGCTGGTGAAGGAGATGCGGCTTTGCGGCATCGACACGATCGAAGCTGGCAACGCATTCCTGCCGGCCTTCATGGAGGCCTACAATACCCGCTTCGCCAAGGCCCCGTTCAACGCGCAGAATGTTCATCGCACCCTCGCCGAGCATGACGATCTCGACGATGCGTTTGCCTGGAAAGAAGAGCGCACCGTGTCGATGAACCTGACGCTGCAGTATGACCAGGTGTTGTTCATGCTGGATCCGACGCCGATCACTAGGCCGCTGGCCCGCAAGCGCGTGACCGTGGTCGATTATCCCGACGGGCGGCTTGCGATCCGCCATAATGGGATTGATCTGCCCTATCGCACCTTCGACAAGCGGCCGCAGGTCAACCAGGCTGCCATTGTCGAGAACAAGCGCTTAGGGCCGATCCTGGCCTACATTGCCGAGCAGCAGAAGCAGCTCGACATGTCGCGCTCGGCCAAGGCGCCACGTCGGCGGGGCCAGAAGAACCATATTTTCAAAGTCGGCTAG
- a CDS encoding antitoxin yields the protein MPSMAQAGSTQRREAKLFRNNRSQAVRIPVEFELPGEKVLISREGNRLIIEPAPQGAGLLAVLATWEPLNEEFPDVDKGLQPLTDVEL from the coding sequence ATTCCATCGATGGCACAAGCCGGATCGACCCAGCGCCGCGAGGCAAAACTTTTTCGCAACAATCGCAGTCAGGCGGTCCGCATTCCCGTGGAATTCGAACTGCCCGGGGAGAAAGTATTGATCAGCCGCGAGGGCAATCGGCTCATCATTGAGCCCGCGCCCCAGGGAGCGGGGTTGCTTGCGGTCCTCGCCACTTGGGAGCCTCTGAACGAAGAATTTCCGGACGTCGATAAGGGGCTGCAGCCCCTGACGGATGTCGAACTGTGA